A single genomic interval of Peribacillus sp. FSL H8-0477 harbors:
- a CDS encoding sensor histidine kinase: MKRNFFSLSFKLWITILITIVFSIVFAYSLSQYYYKHLYVEKLKTNMVEVAGKLAAEYQGGEISEAYKEQIEWLNTKIDSEIFIVSNPRELSACLPFEIDYDSLISEEERQQLINGEVIQKEEYEERFNRKIVAAVTPLVDEGRLEGIIYTYVTVDSIKEVLQEFAYKWLAAALIFVIAAIFLGTKWLKRLYKPIKEIEEAAKKVSNGDYSIKVKVNSRDEIGNLAAAFNEMASSIYQEEAKKREFIENVSHELRTPLSYVTGYTQAILDDVVKAEDQDKYLTLILSESNRLEKLVTNLMDLAKMNNEKLVNQVPVALAQFLEDFFEQYSLKMEESGLSLSLSLDPDSIIIADESQLKQILYNVLDNAMKYSPSGGVIDVQLTSESEQVVLKIKDSGVGIPKEDIPHVMDRFYRVNKARSRYDGGTGLGLAIVKQMVVLQKGTATIESEVGKGTTVRLSFPSVS; the protein is encoded by the coding sequence ATGAAGCGTAATTTCTTTTCTCTATCCTTTAAACTGTGGATCACGATTCTGATAACTATTGTTTTCTCCATCGTATTTGCATACTCCCTGTCACAGTATTATTATAAGCACTTATATGTTGAAAAGTTAAAGACGAATATGGTCGAAGTTGCTGGCAAGCTTGCTGCAGAGTATCAAGGCGGAGAAATTTCTGAAGCATATAAAGAGCAGATAGAATGGTTAAATACAAAAATAGACAGTGAAATTTTTATTGTCAGCAACCCTCGAGAGTTAAGTGCCTGTCTACCCTTCGAAATCGATTATGATTCCCTTATATCTGAGGAAGAAAGACAGCAATTAATTAATGGAGAAGTGATTCAAAAAGAGGAATATGAAGAACGGTTTAATCGTAAAATAGTCGCTGCGGTTACGCCGCTTGTCGATGAGGGAAGACTTGAGGGAATCATTTATACATATGTTACAGTCGATTCGATAAAAGAAGTTTTACAAGAGTTTGCGTATAAATGGCTGGCAGCGGCTCTTATCTTTGTCATCGCTGCTATTTTTCTTGGTACAAAGTGGCTAAAACGGCTGTATAAACCGATAAAAGAAATAGAGGAAGCGGCCAAAAAAGTATCAAATGGTGATTATTCTATAAAAGTGAAGGTAAACAGCAGAGATGAAATAGGAAACCTCGCTGCAGCGTTTAATGAAATGGCCAGTTCCATTTATCAAGAAGAAGCGAAAAAAAGGGAATTCATTGAGAACGTTTCACACGAGTTAAGAACACCCTTGAGTTATGTGACCGGCTATACGCAAGCCATTCTCGATGATGTAGTGAAAGCTGAAGATCAAGATAAATACCTTACGCTTATTTTGTCTGAAAGCAATCGTTTAGAAAAACTTGTTACAAACTTAATGGATTTAGCAAAAATGAACAATGAAAAACTTGTTAATCAGGTGCCCGTTGCCTTAGCGCAATTTTTAGAAGATTTCTTTGAGCAGTATTCTTTGAAGATGGAGGAAAGCGGACTTAGCCTCTCCTTATCCCTTGACCCAGATTCAATTATTATTGCGGATGAAAGTCAGCTAAAGCAAATCCTTTATAATGTATTGGACAATGCAATGAAGTATTCCCCTTCTGGCGGTGTAATCGATGTCCAGCTAACCAGTGAGAGTGAACAGGTAGTCCTGAAGATTAAAGATTCAGGCGTTGGGATTCCTAAAGAAGATATCCCGCACGTTATGGACCGTTTTTATCGAGTAAATAAGGCACGAAGCAGGTATGACGGTGGAACAGGATTAGGCTTAGCCATTGTAAAGCAAATGGTTGTTCTTCAAAAAGGCACAGCTACAATTGAAAGTGAAGTAGGAAAAGGTACAACCGTACGGCTGTCTTTTCCGAGTGTAAGCTAA
- a CDS encoding response regulator transcription factor — MKNCTVLIVDDEENMRTLMEMYLLNSGYHCLQAPDGKQAISLLEKHEVDLILLDIMMPGDNGFTVCEKIHQKWDLPVIFVSAKGAEWDKVKGLKLGADDFVVKPFHPGELVARVEAVLRRSGKKQQRENETISLGKIKMNLRSRTAAIGGNAVNLTLKEYELLIYLITNKKQALSREQLLAHVWGVSYEGSLRTVDTHIKTLRMKLKSADYIQTVWGIGYKIEEEYEA, encoded by the coding sequence ATGAAGAATTGTACCGTTTTGATCGTTGACGATGAAGAAAATATGCGGACCTTGATGGAAATGTATTTACTTAATTCAGGCTATCACTGTCTCCAAGCACCTGATGGTAAGCAGGCCATTTCCTTATTGGAAAAACATGAGGTCGATTTGATTCTCTTAGATATTATGATGCCTGGTGACAATGGATTTACTGTATGTGAAAAAATTCATCAAAAATGGGATCTTCCTGTTATATTTGTCAGTGCTAAGGGCGCAGAATGGGACAAAGTAAAGGGACTTAAACTAGGCGCCGATGACTTTGTTGTAAAACCCTTTCATCCGGGCGAGCTAGTGGCAAGGGTCGAAGCAGTCCTGCGCCGCAGTGGGAAAAAACAACAAAGAGAAAATGAAACCATTTCTTTAGGAAAAATTAAGATGAATTTAAGATCGAGAACGGCAGCGATTGGAGGAAATGCAGTTAATCTGACATTAAAGGAGTACGAATTGCTGATTTACCTCATCACAAATAAAAAACAGGCGTTGAGCCGAGAACAGTTGCTTGCTCATGTTTGGGGCGTGAGTTATGAAGGTTCTTTGAGAACGGTTGACACGCATATTAAGACACTACGGATGAAGTTAAAAAGTGCAGATTATATTCAAACTGTCTGGGGAATCGGTTATAAGATTGAAGAAGAATATGAAGCGTAA
- a CDS encoding FixH family protein has product MMKRVLFILLAVTAIIAGCGKEDTQETEIPKLLEVELSLTPDKSEVNQSITFDARVSQGDEAVADADEVKFEIWRSKDEQHEMIAAKHNKDGSYKIEKTFDQEGTYYVYAHVTARGMHSMPKKEFIVGKPSDPEDGGNSQMENMEKDKDSSEHDSSEHH; this is encoded by the coding sequence ATGATGAAACGAGTTTTATTTATACTGCTAGCAGTAACTGCCATTATCGCAGGCTGTGGAAAAGAAGATACCCAAGAAACGGAAATTCCAAAGCTGTTAGAAGTTGAACTTTCACTAACTCCTGATAAAAGTGAGGTAAATCAATCCATTACGTTTGATGCCAGGGTCAGCCAAGGGGATGAAGCCGTTGCGGATGCAGATGAAGTGAAATTTGAAATATGGCGGTCAAAAGATGAACAGCACGAAATGATAGCTGCCAAACATAATAAGGATGGCAGTTATAAAATAGAAAAAACATTTGACCAAGAGGGAACTTATTATGTATACGCACATGTGACTGCCCGCGGAATGCACAGTATGCCGAAAAAGGAATTTATCGTCGGCAAGCCAAGTGACCCGGAAGATGGCGGCAACAGTCAAATGGAGAATATGGAGAAAGACAAGGATTCGAGTGAACACGACAGTTCAGAGCATCATTAA